The Streptomyces sp. NBC_00670 genome window below encodes:
- a CDS encoding SDR family NAD(P)-dependent oxidoreductase — translation MDHTTNHRNGTPGIGLLAGKVAFITGAGRGIGAAAARLFAREGAEVLLAARTEAQLKAVTEEIGAAGGTAAYVLCDLADGASVRAAVDRAVELYGRLDVAFNNGATFVPPGPLDRMSEADFDHVYTVNLKGVWLAMAAEVAAIRATAKVGALVNNSSVGSLMANPELPAYGAMKRAVNSLTESAAVTYGPEGIRVNAIAPGNTLTEMIRTWETHSPGLQDRLTAHHPLGRAADPEEIAQAAAWLLSDRASYVTGTVLRVDGGARA, via the coding sequence ATGGACCACACGACGAACCACAGGAACGGCACGCCGGGCATCGGACTGCTGGCCGGCAAGGTCGCCTTCATCACCGGCGCCGGGCGGGGCATCGGCGCCGCGGCGGCCCGGCTGTTCGCCCGCGAGGGCGCCGAGGTGCTGCTGGCCGCCCGTACGGAGGCGCAGCTGAAAGCGGTGACGGAGGAGATCGGGGCGGCGGGCGGGACCGCCGCGTACGTGCTGTGCGACCTGGCCGACGGGGCGAGTGTGCGCGCCGCCGTCGACCGTGCCGTGGAGCTGTACGGCCGGCTCGACGTCGCCTTCAACAACGGCGCGACCTTCGTGCCGCCGGGCCCGCTGGACCGGATGAGCGAGGCCGACTTCGACCATGTCTACACCGTCAACCTCAAGGGCGTCTGGCTCGCCATGGCCGCCGAGGTCGCCGCGATCCGGGCCACCGCGAAGGTGGGCGCGCTGGTCAACAACTCCAGTGTCGGCAGCCTCATGGCCAACCCGGAGCTGCCCGCGTACGGGGCGATGAAGCGGGCGGTGAACAGCCTCACGGAGTCGGCGGCCGTGACGTACGGGCCCGAGGGCATCCGCGTCAACGCCATCGCTCCCGGCAACACGCTCACCGAGATGATCCGCACCTGGGAGACGCACTCGCCCGGCCTCCAGGACCGGCTCACGGCGCACCATCCGCTGGGGCGCGCGGCGGACCCGGAGGAGATCGCCCAGGCCGCCGCCTGGCTGCTCAGCGACCGCGCCTCGTACGTGACCGGCACGGTCCTGCGCGTCGACGGCGGCGCCCGGGCCTGA
- a CDS encoding helix-turn-helix transcriptional regulator: protein MDRRELGEFLRSRRARITPADVGLPAGRRRRTPGLRREEAAQLAFISTEYYTRLEQARAPRPSREVLAGLARALRLDDAERAHLHLLAGASPSSPPGPCREVRQSILELLNRLPGTAAHVVSATYEVLAWNPLAAALMEDFSALPPRERNLLRKVFLGPQGPGERLYGVSDVDTFARCSAQQLRATAARYPDDPEVRALVAELRAGSEEFAGLWDSHDVRTQRSLRKTFPHTGVGPVTVDCDVLDITDRDQRVVLYTAPPGSRSEEALRLLSVVGTQNMDVSEA from the coding sequence GTGGACCGACGAGAACTGGGCGAGTTCCTGCGCAGCCGACGCGCACGCATCACCCCCGCCGACGTGGGCCTGCCCGCCGGGCGGCGCCGCCGCACCCCGGGTCTGCGCCGCGAGGAGGCCGCGCAGCTGGCGTTCATCTCGACCGAGTACTACACGCGGCTCGAACAGGCCCGGGCCCCGCGCCCGTCACGGGAGGTGCTGGCCGGGCTGGCCCGCGCCCTGCGCCTGGACGACGCCGAGCGCGCCCACCTCCACCTGCTCGCCGGCGCGTCCCCGAGTTCGCCGCCCGGGCCCTGCCGCGAGGTGCGGCAGAGCATCCTGGAGCTGCTGAACCGGCTGCCGGGCACCGCCGCCCACGTGGTCTCCGCGACGTACGAGGTGCTCGCCTGGAACCCGCTCGCGGCCGCCCTGATGGAGGACTTCTCCGCCCTGCCGCCCCGCGAGCGCAACCTGCTGCGCAAGGTCTTCCTCGGCCCCCAGGGCCCGGGGGAGCGGCTGTACGGCGTGTCCGACGTGGACACCTTCGCCCGCTGCTCGGCACAGCAGCTGCGCGCCACCGCCGCCCGTTACCCGGACGACCCCGAGGTGCGGGCCCTCGTCGCCGAACTGCGCGCGGGCAGCGAGGAGTTCGCCGGGCTGTGGGACTCGCACGACGTACGGACGCAGCGCAGCCTGCGCAAGACGTTCCCGCACACGGGGGTCGGGCCGGTCACCGTCGACTGCGACGTCCTCGACATCACCGACCGGGACCAGCGGGTCGTGCTGTACACCGCGCCGCCCGGGTCCCGCTCGGAGGAGGCGCTGCGGCTGCTGTCGGTCGTCGGCACCCAGAACATGGACGTGAGCGAGGCATAG
- a CDS encoding GNAT family N-acetyltransferase — MDPLPRVRPYRRSDRDGVADVCVRTADNGGDSRHLYPDLALLPTLFAHPYCHFDPELAFVLDDGHGRVGGYIVGTADTERFVTDFRDRWLPLVAERYPPPRDTPTTPTEHMVALLHTPERMILPDLKDYPAHLHIDLLPAWQRRGWGRQLMHTFLTALHHRDVPAVHLGMVTTNTPARAFYDRLGFHVVPVPDPGPLTYLGRSTEVTD; from the coding sequence ATGGACCCACTGCCCAGGGTGCGCCCCTACCGCCGGTCGGACCGGGACGGGGTCGCCGACGTGTGCGTGCGCACGGCCGACAACGGCGGCGACTCCCGGCATCTGTACCCCGACCTCGCGCTGCTGCCGACTCTGTTCGCCCACCCCTACTGCCACTTCGACCCGGAGCTCGCCTTCGTCCTCGACGACGGACACGGCCGGGTCGGCGGCTACATCGTGGGCACCGCGGACACCGAACGGTTCGTGACCGACTTCCGCGACCGCTGGCTGCCACTGGTCGCCGAGCGCTATCCGCCGCCCCGGGACACACCCACCACACCCACCGAGCACATGGTGGCCCTGCTCCACACCCCCGAACGGATGATCCTGCCCGACCTGAAGGACTACCCGGCCCATCTGCACATCGACCTGCTCCCCGCCTGGCAACGACGCGGCTGGGGCCGCCAGTTGATGCACACGTTCCTCACCGCACTGCACCACCGCGACGTCCCGGCGGTACACCTCGGCATGGTCACCACCAACACCCCGGCCCGCGCGTTCTACGACCGCCTCGGCTTCCACGTCGTCCCGGTCCCGGACCCGGGCCCGCTCACGTATCTGGGCAGGTCCACGGAGGTCACGGACTGA
- a CDS encoding NAD-dependent protein deacetylase, which produces MDTAVTPDPPLRTESADGLAVVERMLAGGGVLVLSGAGLSTESGIPDYRGPSGSRRRHTPMTYQEFTGSEENRRRYWARSHLGWESIGRARPNAGHRAVTRLVAAGLVSGVITQNVDGLHAAAGTPQAVELHGSLHRVICLTCENTVSRRQLHQRLDEANPEFRDLAARVNPDGDAELARDREAAFRTVSCQVCGTGMLKPDVVFFGESVPKPRVAHCFDLVDAASALLVTGSSLTVMSGLRFVRHAAKTGKPVAVVNQGPTRGDDLAAVRLDLPLGTTLTGLADRLGA; this is translated from the coding sequence ATGGACACAGCCGTGACCCCGGATCCCCCGCTCCGTACCGAGTCCGCCGACGGGCTCGCGGTGGTGGAGCGGATGCTCGCCGGCGGGGGCGTCCTCGTGCTGAGCGGGGCCGGTCTCTCCACCGAGTCGGGGATCCCCGACTACCGCGGCCCCTCGGGCAGCCGGCGCCGGCACACGCCGATGACCTACCAGGAGTTCACCGGCAGCGAGGAGAACCGCCGTCGCTACTGGGCGCGCAGTCACCTCGGGTGGGAGTCGATCGGGCGGGCGCGGCCGAACGCGGGGCACCGGGCGGTGACCCGGCTCGTCGCGGCCGGTCTGGTCTCCGGTGTCATCACCCAGAACGTGGACGGTCTGCACGCCGCCGCGGGTACGCCCCAGGCGGTCGAACTGCACGGCAGTCTGCACCGGGTGATCTGTCTGACCTGCGAGAACACCGTCTCGCGCCGACAGCTGCACCAGCGGCTGGACGAGGCCAACCCGGAGTTCCGCGATCTCGCCGCCCGGGTGAACCCCGACGGTGACGCGGAGCTGGCCCGTGACCGGGAGGCGGCGTTCCGTACGGTGTCCTGTCAGGTGTGCGGCACGGGGATGCTCAAGCCGGACGTGGTGTTCTTCGGCGAGAGCGTGCCCAAGCCGCGCGTCGCGCACTGCTTCGACCTGGTCGACGCGGCGTCCGCGCTGCTGGTCACCGGGTCCTCCCTGACCGTCATGTCCGGTCTGCGCTTCGTGCGCCACGCCGCGAAGACGGGCAAGCCCGTCGCCGTCGTCAATCAGGGCCCGACCCGCGGCGACGACCTGGCCGCCGTACGGCTGGACCTGCCGCTGGGCACCACCCTGACCGGTCTGGCCGACCGCCTCGGGGCGTGA
- a CDS encoding methyltransferase domain-containing protein, which yields MAQDEEHDTRGTGEPEPWGERVARSYDESSAFMFAPEVLEPTVAFLAERAEGGRVLEFAIGTGRVALPLRERGVDVAGIELSAHMARELRRKPGGDAVAVTRGDMARVRAPGEFALVYLVYNTIGNLLTQDEQVECFRNAARHLRPGGRFVIEVGVPELRRLPPGETARPFHVGEHHVGFDTYDLAHQRLVSHHYRLDGDRAEVFRTSQRFVWPAELDLMARLAGLERTERWGGWNGEPFTAESRKHVSVWRKPPSGR from the coding sequence ATGGCACAGGACGAGGAGCACGACACCCGCGGAACCGGCGAACCCGAACCGTGGGGCGAGCGGGTGGCCCGGTCGTACGACGAGTCGTCCGCCTTCATGTTCGCCCCCGAGGTGCTGGAGCCGACGGTCGCCTTCCTGGCCGAACGCGCCGAGGGCGGGCGGGTACTGGAGTTCGCGATCGGGACCGGACGGGTGGCGCTGCCGCTGCGGGAACGCGGAGTGGACGTCGCCGGGATCGAGCTGTCCGCGCACATGGCGCGGGAACTGCGGCGCAAGCCCGGCGGCGACGCCGTCGCGGTGACGCGGGGCGACATGGCACGGGTACGGGCGCCGGGCGAGTTCGCGCTGGTCTATCTGGTCTACAACACGATCGGCAATCTGCTCACCCAGGACGAGCAGGTCGAGTGCTTCCGCAACGCGGCCCGTCATCTGCGGCCGGGCGGCCGCTTCGTCATCGAGGTTGGCGTACCCGAACTGCGACGGCTCCCGCCCGGCGAGACGGCCCGGCCGTTCCACGTCGGCGAGCACCACGTCGGCTTCGACACCTACGACCTGGCGCACCAGCGCCTCGTCTCCCACCACTACCGCCTCGACGGCGACCGGGCCGAGGTGTTCCGGACCTCGCAGCGCTTCGTCTGGCCCGCCGAGCTGGACCTGATGGCCCGGCTCGCGGGGCTGGAGCGCACCGAGCGGTGGGGCGGCTGGAACGGGGAGCCGTTCACCGCGGAGAGCAGGAAGCACGTCTCCGTCTGGCGCAAGCCGCCCAGCGGTCGATAG
- the manD gene encoding D-mannonate dehydratase ManD, protein MSRIERAEVFVASPGRNFVTLRLTTSDGVTGLGDATLNGRELAVASYLRDHVAPLLIGRDPARIEDVWQYLYRGAYWRRGPVTMTAISAVDTALWDIKGKVAGLPVYQLLGGRSRDGVLVYSHASGTDVPSLLDDVARFRELGYKAIRAQAAVPGVPGSYGVRVGPVYEPAAHSLPEEQPWSTEAYLDFAPTYLEAVRDRFGFDFHLLHDVHHRLTPIEAARFGKRVEDCRLFWMEDPTPVENQESFRLIRQHTTTPLAVGEVLSSIWDVQHLITEQLIDYVRTTVVHAGGITHLRRIFDLAALYQVRTGSHGAADLSPITLAAAVHLDTAVPNFGIQEYMPHVEETGEVFRSEVRYADGMLHVGEAPGLGVEYDEKAAERFPYDPRYLPVARRLDGSVHDW, encoded by the coding sequence ATGAGCCGGATCGAACGTGCCGAGGTGTTCGTGGCGTCACCCGGACGCAACTTCGTCACCCTGCGGCTGACGACCTCGGACGGCGTCACCGGCCTGGGCGACGCCACCCTGAACGGCCGCGAACTCGCCGTCGCCAGCTACCTCCGCGACCACGTCGCCCCCCTGCTGATCGGCCGCGACCCGGCCCGCATCGAGGACGTCTGGCAGTACCTCTACCGGGGCGCGTACTGGCGCCGGGGCCCGGTCACCATGACCGCGATCTCCGCCGTCGACACCGCCCTGTGGGACATCAAGGGCAAGGTCGCGGGGCTCCCCGTCTACCAGCTCCTCGGCGGCCGCTCCCGCGACGGCGTCCTCGTCTACTCCCACGCCAGCGGCACCGACGTGCCCTCCCTCCTCGACGACGTCGCCCGCTTCCGCGAGCTGGGGTACAAGGCGATCCGCGCCCAGGCCGCCGTCCCCGGCGTCCCCGGCAGCTACGGCGTGCGCGTCGGCCCCGTCTACGAACCCGCCGCCCACTCCCTGCCCGAGGAGCAGCCCTGGTCCACCGAGGCCTATCTGGACTTCGCGCCCACCTACCTGGAGGCCGTCCGCGACCGCTTCGGGTTCGACTTCCACCTCCTGCACGACGTGCACCACCGGCTCACCCCGATCGAGGCCGCCCGGTTCGGCAAGCGGGTGGAGGACTGCCGGCTGTTCTGGATGGAGGACCCGACCCCGGTCGAGAACCAGGAGTCCTTCCGCCTCATCCGGCAGCACACCACGACCCCGCTCGCCGTCGGCGAGGTGCTCAGCTCCATCTGGGACGTCCAGCACCTCATCACCGAACAGCTCATCGACTACGTCCGCACCACCGTCGTGCACGCCGGCGGCATCACCCACCTGCGCCGCATCTTCGACCTCGCCGCGCTCTACCAGGTCCGCACCGGTTCCCACGGCGCCGCCGACCTCTCACCGATCACGCTCGCCGCGGCCGTCCACCTCGACACCGCCGTCCCCAACTTCGGCATCCAGGAGTACATGCCGCACGTCGAGGAGACCGGGGAGGTCTTCCGCAGCGAGGTGCGCTACGCCGACGGCATGCTGCACGTCGGAGAGGCCCCCGGGCTCGGCGTCGAGTACGACGAGAAGGCCGCCGAACGCTTCCCCTACGACCCCCGCTACCTGCCCGTCGCCCGCCGCCTCGACGGCTCGGTCCACGACTGGTGA
- a CDS encoding GntR family transcriptional regulator produces MAGSDRRRTNRRVVYETLRRRVLTLELPPGSALSENELAAALGVSRTPVRESLILLAEEGLVQVFPQVGSFVSRVDPARVADAQFLREAVELAALDDLPADPDPELVAELRENIARQQRPGIDVEEFFGLDEEFHRGLLRLSSHGSAWSTVVSAKGHLDRARRLGLYEVGSPRFFADQHEEILRAVLDHDIERARRTMRGHLRAVFEDIEQLRSRSPELFASNSDAVPVRRNVVVWE; encoded by the coding sequence ATGGCTGGATCCGACAGGCGGCGCACCAATCGCCGCGTCGTCTACGAGACGCTCAGGCGCAGGGTGCTGACGCTGGAGCTGCCCCCCGGCAGCGCGCTGTCGGAGAACGAGCTGGCCGCCGCCCTCGGCGTGAGCCGCACCCCCGTGCGCGAGAGCCTGATCCTGCTCGCCGAAGAGGGGCTCGTCCAGGTGTTCCCGCAGGTGGGCTCGTTCGTCTCGCGGGTCGACCCGGCGCGGGTCGCCGACGCCCAGTTCCTGCGCGAGGCGGTGGAGCTGGCGGCCCTCGACGACCTGCCCGCCGACCCGGACCCCGAGCTCGTCGCGGAGCTGCGCGAGAACATCGCCCGGCAGCAGCGGCCCGGGATCGACGTGGAGGAGTTCTTCGGGCTCGACGAGGAGTTCCACCGCGGGCTGCTGCGGCTGAGCAGCCACGGCAGCGCGTGGTCCACGGTGGTCTCCGCCAAGGGCCATCTCGACCGGGCGCGGCGCCTCGGGCTGTACGAGGTGGGCTCGCCGCGGTTCTTCGCCGACCAGCACGAGGAGATCCTCCGCGCGGTCCTCGATCACGACATCGAGCGCGCCCGCAGGACCATGCGCGGGCATCTGCGGGCGGTCTTCGAGGACATCGAGCAGCTCCGCAGTCGCTCCCCCGAGCTGTTCGCGTCCAACTCGGACGCGGTGCCGGTGCGGCGGAACGTCGTCGTCTGGGAGTGA